One genomic window of Thalassolituus hydrocarboniclasticus includes the following:
- a CDS encoding PilZ domain-containing protein produces MDSRQFKRVHFLQRVQVETDGERLETHCLDISLRGVLLVRPENVNWRLEQQLVVTLVLSPRETIEMRCSLVHIDDDVVGCACDSMDLDSMTALRRLLELNLADPQAVHRELAELVRPSSAD; encoded by the coding sequence ATGGATTCTCGGCAATTCAAACGTGTGCATTTCCTTCAGCGGGTTCAGGTTGAAACCGATGGGGAGCGGCTTGAAACCCATTGTCTGGATATCAGTTTGCGTGGTGTGTTACTGGTGCGTCCGGAAAATGTTAACTGGCGGCTGGAGCAGCAACTGGTGGTCACCCTGGTTTTATCACCGCGGGAAACGATAGAAATGCGCTGTTCACTGGTGCATATCGATGATGATGTGGTCGGTTGTGCCTGTGATTCGATGGATCTCGACAGTATGACCGCCCTGCGCCGTCTGCTGGAGCTGAATCTGGCTGATCCGCAGGCTGTACACCGTGAACTGGCAGAGCTGGTGCGCCCGAGTTCTGCAGATTAG
- a CDS encoding sensor domain-containing protein produces MQFRLSQRTGQDDPRRSTLINVPLFLLSFVFLALVLAGNGYRQWHNDQKAFNKEVALTLENYVQQSGLLAQAGLAANTMFSHGYAALLEESANGDEAAAVRLWQDMKQSFFNLTGFVLFDDNGRYLMHQGAPLHADEIRDIYANIQSLGGDKGMFSLRYGGKGGYYFYTRFRAPSGNDYIFVSRRSYSKLSSIIYNGNFPGFEMLLLDTRDNSIGIREHYYADSSHQPRLTKSEEQQILYRTNIPFTHWDVIALPVEKDAQALLWSRIHPPLVVLATFSVLAGILWIFLRRQERRAAELEIIRRQTEQRADRVLMSIDDALISTDAFGLINYVNPKGAALLIENGQHDFIGESLAEVWPDKQALWNRGLSADELELLQDNGRQLTVRIGEEQRILEQGYNPLYEGRRITGIVWLLRDITDAVHATSALEESRSRYKALFEEAGVAHCLLDISHFDGQLESVRLVNINDAAVRMTKAQDRQQLLQDYSHLMVQGSRELRSALQRAVDLKLNTTEFELPLRIFSGEQRDFWVNLSLRSGTPGQALMTVLDVTERKKANEKTREREAFWSKVMAAMPDLVYVVELTPDLSHKVIYHNRTMGEVLGYPPHLLLEANDWLRYAEPGEEEKLAIALNKNRVLEMGTTREATARFRHYDGSLRILKFRDTPFALDKDGKVVRYIGTARDVTGDIEKQERIVESERRYRLLAENMSDVIWATDLDLNFNFVSSSVERILGYRPDELLREGVGAIFKRRDIRTLFRAMHHEIQQALLDPANAQSRNVMIRKDAIATSKSGKEILLELQASPLWNDRGELQGMLGISRDVGEARKIERELQLAGEVFANSNEAILITDRTLNIANINRAFSSITGYQHEEVIGRTPDFLISPERHGVTFFEEIGEALVAEGYWQGEIFYQRASGEIRTGWAGVSAIRDQDHEVQSLIIIMSDITERKVIEERIHKLAYFDPLTGLPNRSQMHERLDVLLKTAARHNQCVALLFIDLDRFKPINDSMGHPAGDQVLKQVAQRLQNCTKKQDLVCRIGGDEFTVALGEQLDNEKAADTAVKVAERILHALNRPYILGQREVFISASIGISIYPHDGGSVIELLKNSDMAMYHAKDLGRDNVQFFNEKMNQKAVELLELENDLRHALSRNELELYYQPQHQSGNGKAVAAEALLRWNHPTKGLISPGLFIPIIEDTGLIVPIGQWVLEQACQHFSDWQKEGLELQRIAVNVSARQFKQDDFLQIVKDAIFKAGIRPDQLELELTESILIDDIEHTLEALDGLRKLGVRTAIDDFGTGYSSLNYLKQFPVDTLKIDRSFIQNLPDNADDAQITRTIIAMAHNLGMGIIAEGVETREQLDFLISARCEEVQGFLFSKPLPQQQFLQLLQPYETQS; encoded by the coding sequence ATGCAGTTCCGTCTGTCACAGCGTACGGGTCAGGACGACCCGCGCCGCTCAACGCTGATTAACGTTCCGCTGTTTCTGCTCAGCTTTGTCTTTCTGGCACTGGTTCTGGCCGGTAACGGCTACCGTCAGTGGCACAATGACCAAAAGGCATTTAATAAAGAAGTTGCCCTGACACTGGAAAACTACGTCCAGCAATCCGGCTTGCTGGCTCAGGCCGGACTGGCCGCAAACACCATGTTCAGTCATGGCTATGCCGCTTTGCTGGAAGAGTCTGCCAACGGTGACGAAGCGGCTGCGGTGCGCCTCTGGCAGGATATGAAGCAGTCCTTCTTCAACCTGACCGGCTTTGTGCTGTTTGATGATAACGGCCGTTATCTGATGCATCAGGGCGCCCCGCTGCACGCCGATGAAATCCGCGACATCTATGCCAATATCCAGAGCCTCGGTGGCGATAAAGGCATGTTCTCCCTGCGTTATGGCGGCAAAGGCGGTTATTACTTTTATACCCGTTTCCGCGCCCCCAGCGGCAATGACTATATTTTTGTCAGTCGCCGCTCCTACAGTAAATTGTCGAGCATTATCTATAACGGCAATTTCCCCGGCTTCGAGATGCTGCTGCTGGATACCCGCGATAATTCCATTGGCATCCGCGAGCATTACTACGCCGACTCGTCCCATCAGCCAAGACTGACAAAATCCGAAGAACAACAGATTCTGTACCGTACCAACATCCCCTTTACCCACTGGGATGTTATTGCCCTGCCGGTCGAGAAGGATGCGCAGGCTCTGCTGTGGAGCCGTATTCATCCGCCACTGGTGGTACTGGCCACTTTCTCAGTGCTGGCCGGTATTCTGTGGATATTCCTGCGCCGTCAGGAACGCCGTGCCGCCGAGCTGGAAATTATCCGCCGCCAGACTGAGCAGCGCGCCGACCGGGTGCTGATGTCGATCGATGACGCACTGATTTCCACCGACGCCTTTGGCCTGATCAACTACGTTAACCCCAAAGGAGCAGCACTGCTGATCGAAAATGGCCAACACGACTTTATTGGCGAAAGTCTGGCCGAAGTCTGGCCCGATAAACAGGCGCTGTGGAACCGTGGTCTGAGCGCCGATGAACTTGAATTACTGCAGGACAACGGCCGCCAGCTGACCGTCCGTATCGGTGAAGAACAGCGTATTCTGGAGCAGGGATATAACCCGTTGTATGAAGGCCGGCGTATTACCGGCATCGTCTGGCTGCTGCGCGATATTACCGATGCCGTACATGCCACCAGCGCGCTGGAAGAAAGCCGTTCCCGCTATAAAGCCCTGTTTGAAGAAGCCGGTGTTGCCCATTGCCTGCTGGATATTTCCCATTTTGATGGTCAGCTGGAAAGCGTCCGTCTGGTCAATATCAATGATGCTGCTGTACGCATGACCAAGGCTCAGGATCGCCAGCAACTGCTGCAGGATTACAGCCACCTGATGGTGCAGGGCAGCCGTGAGCTGCGCTCTGCCCTGCAGCGCGCGGTTGATCTGAAACTGAACACCACCGAGTTTGAATTACCACTGCGTATATTCAGCGGTGAACAACGCGATTTCTGGGTCAACCTCAGCCTGCGTTCCGGCACACCGGGTCAGGCGCTGATGACCGTCCTTGATGTTACTGAACGCAAAAAAGCCAACGAAAAAACCCGCGAACGCGAAGCCTTCTGGTCCAAGGTAATGGCCGCCATGCCGGATCTGGTTTACGTCGTCGAACTGACCCCGGATCTCAGCCATAAAGTGATTTATCACAACCGCACCATGGGGGAAGTGCTGGGTTACCCACCACACCTGCTGTTAGAAGCCAATGACTGGCTGCGCTACGCAGAACCGGGTGAAGAAGAGAAACTGGCTATCGCCCTGAACAAAAACCGGGTACTGGAAATGGGTACCACGCGTGAAGCCACTGCCCGCTTCCGCCATTACGACGGCAGTCTGCGTATTCTGAAGTTCCGTGATACCCCTTTTGCTCTCGATAAAGACGGTAAAGTTGTACGCTATATCGGCACCGCCCGCGACGTAACCGGTGATATTGAGAAACAGGAACGCATTGTCGAATCCGAACGCCGCTATCGTCTTCTGGCAGAAAATATGAGCGACGTTATCTGGGCTACGGATCTTGATCTCAATTTTAATTTCGTCAGCTCCTCGGTTGAACGGATTCTCGGTTACAGGCCGGACGAATTACTGCGCGAAGGCGTCGGCGCTATTTTTAAACGCCGCGATATCCGCACCCTGTTCCGGGCTATGCACCACGAAATTCAGCAGGCATTACTTGATCCGGCCAATGCTCAATCGCGTAATGTGATGATCCGCAAAGATGCAATAGCCACCAGTAAAAGCGGTAAAGAAATTCTGCTCGAACTGCAGGCCAGTCCGCTGTGGAATGACCGCGGAGAACTGCAGGGCATGCTGGGTATTTCTCGCGATGTTGGTGAAGCACGAAAAATTGAGCGCGAATTGCAACTTGCCGGTGAAGTATTCGCCAACAGTAACGAAGCCATTTTAATTACCGATCGCACACTCAATATTGCCAACATTAACCGCGCATTCAGTTCCATTACCGGCTACCAGCATGAAGAAGTGATTGGCCGTACCCCCGATTTTCTTATTTCTCCGGAGCGCCATGGCGTTACCTTCTTTGAAGAAATCGGCGAAGCTCTGGTCGCTGAAGGTTACTGGCAGGGCGAGATTTTCTACCAGCGAGCCAGTGGTGAAATCCGTACCGGCTGGGCTGGTGTCAGCGCTATCCGCGACCAGGATCACGAAGTACAGAGTCTGATTATTATTATGTCCGACATCACCGAACGTAAGGTGATTGAAGAACGCATTCATAAGCTGGCGTATTTTGATCCGCTCACCGGCCTGCCTAACCGCAGCCAGATGCATGAGCGCCTCGATGTATTACTGAAAACCGCCGCACGTCATAACCAGTGTGTTGCGTTGTTGTTTATCGACCTTGACCGTTTCAAACCCATTAATGATTCCATGGGTCACCCGGCCGGTGATCAGGTATTAAAACAGGTCGCACAGCGTCTTCAGAACTGTACCAAAAAACAGGATCTCGTCTGCCGCATCGGTGGGGATGAATTTACCGTTGCTCTTGGCGAACAGCTGGATAATGAAAAAGCGGCCGACACCGCCGTTAAGGTAGCCGAACGTATTCTGCATGCACTGAACCGCCCCTATATTCTTGGCCAGCGTGAAGTCTTTATCAGTGCCAGCATCGGTATTTCTATTTATCCGCATGACGGCGGCAGCGTCATTGAACTGTTGAAAAACTCCGACATGGCGATGTATCACGCCAAAGATCTGGGGCGTGATAATGTGCAGTTCTTTAACGAAAAAATGAATCAGAAAGCGGTTGAATTGCTGGAGCTGGAAAACGATCTGCGCCACGCCTTAAGCCGTAATGAACTGGAACTCTACTATCAGCCACAACACCAGTCGGGCAACGGCAAAGCGGTTGCTGCTGAAGCTTTATTACGCTGGAACCATCCGACCAAAGGGCTTATTTCCCCCGGATTATTTATTCCCATTATTGAAGACACCGGGCTGATTGTTCCTATCGGCCAATGGGTACTGGAACAGGCTTGTCAGCATTTTTCCGATTGGCAAAAAGAAGGACTTGAACTGCAACGTATCGCCGTCAACGTTTCCGCCCGTCAGTTTAAGCAGGATGATTTCCTGCAGATTGTGAAAGATGCCATATTCAAAGCCGGCATCCGTCCCGACCAGCTGGAACTGGAGCTGACCGAAAGCATCCTGATCGATGATATTGAGCACACCCTGGAAGCACTCGATGGTTTACGCAAACTCGGCGTACGCACAGCGATCGACGATTTTGGCACCGGTTATTCATCACTGAATTACCTGAAGCAGTTCCCGGTCGATACCCTGAAAATTGACCGCAGCTTTATTCAGAATCTGCCCGATAATGCGGATGACGCGCAGATTACCCGCACCATTATTGCCATGGCGCACAACCTGGGTATGGGCATTATTGCTGAAGGAGTGGAAACCCGTGAGCAACTGGACTTTTTAATTTCTGCCCGCTGTGAAGAAGTGCAGGGCTTCCTGTTCAGTAAACCGCTTCCCCAACAGCAATTCCTGCAGCTGCTGCAACCTTATGAAACCCAGAGCTAA
- the ettA gene encoding energy-dependent translational throttle protein EttA, with the protein MAQYVFTMNRLGKIVPPKRQILRDISLSFFPGAKIGVLGLNGSGKSTLLKIMAGLDTDIIGEARPQPDLKIGYLPQEPELDPAKDVKGNVEDGLRELIDARAALDAVYAAYAEPDADFDALAKKQGQLEAFIEAAGGHDMERHMEVAADALRLPPWDADVTKLSGGERRRVALCRLLMSKPDMLLLDEPTNHLDAESVGWLEQFLEEYPGTVVAITHDRYFLDNCAEWILELDRGHGIPYQGNYTTWLEAKEKRLEQEKKQEEAHSKAIKHELEWVRQGAKGRQAKSKARLAAFEEMNSREFQTRNETNEIYIPPGPRLGDKVIEFHNVTKAYGDRVLIDDLSFTVPPGAIVGIIGGNGAGKSTLFRMIAGTEQPDSGSVVIGETVKLAFVEQLRDELDDKKTVWESISDGLDMININGKDYPSRSYIGRFNFKGGDQQKRVGELSGGERGRLQLAYTLKQGANVLLLDEPSNDLDVETLRALEEAVLAFPGAVMVVSHDRWFLDRIATHILAYEGDSKVTFFEGNYTEYEADRKKRLGNDAAPKRMKYKRLA; encoded by the coding sequence ATGGCACAGTATGTATTCACCATGAACCGTCTGGGCAAGATTGTTCCGCCCAAACGTCAGATTCTGCGTGATATTTCTCTTTCGTTCTTCCCAGGCGCCAAAATCGGCGTGCTGGGTCTGAACGGTTCCGGTAAATCCACCCTGCTGAAAATTATGGCAGGTCTGGATACCGACATTATTGGTGAGGCGCGTCCGCAGCCTGACCTGAAAATCGGCTATCTGCCACAGGAACCTGAGCTGGATCCGGCCAAAGACGTTAAAGGTAACGTCGAAGATGGCCTGCGTGAGCTGATTGATGCCCGCGCAGCACTGGATGCCGTGTATGCCGCTTACGCCGAGCCGGATGCCGACTTCGATGCGCTGGCGAAAAAACAGGGGCAGCTGGAAGCCTTTATTGAAGCGGCCGGCGGTCATGATATGGAGCGCCATATGGAAGTTGCCGCCGATGCGCTGCGCCTGCCACCCTGGGACGCCGACGTGACCAAACTGTCCGGTGGTGAGCGCCGCCGCGTGGCATTGTGCCGTCTGCTGATGTCCAAGCCGGATATGCTGTTATTAGACGAACCAACCAACCACCTGGATGCCGAATCTGTGGGCTGGCTGGAGCAGTTCCTGGAGGAGTATCCGGGCACCGTGGTGGCCATTACCCACGACCGTTACTTCCTCGATAACTGTGCGGAATGGATTCTGGAACTGGACCGTGGCCACGGCATTCCGTATCAGGGCAACTACACCACCTGGCTGGAAGCGAAAGAAAAACGCTTAGAGCAGGAAAAGAAACAGGAAGAAGCACACTCCAAAGCCATCAAGCATGAGCTGGAGTGGGTTCGTCAGGGGGCTAAGGGCCGTCAGGCGAAGAGCAAGGCGCGTCTGGCCGCGTTTGAAGAAATGAACTCGCGTGAATTCCAGACCCGTAACGAAACCAACGAAATCTACATTCCACCCGGCCCGCGTCTGGGCGATAAGGTGATTGAGTTCCATAACGTTACCAAAGCCTATGGCGACCGCGTGCTGATCGATGACCTGAGCTTTACCGTACCGCCGGGTGCCATCGTCGGCATCATCGGTGGTAACGGTGCCGGTAAATCGACCCTGTTCCGTATGATTGCCGGTACAGAGCAGCCGGATTCCGGCTCAGTGGTGATCGGTGAAACCGTGAAACTGGCCTTTGTTGAGCAGTTGCGTGATGAACTGGACGACAAGAAAACCGTATGGGAATCCATTTCCGACGGTCTGGATATGATCAACATTAACGGTAAAGACTACCCGAGCCGTTCTTACATCGGCCGCTTTAACTTCAAAGGCGGCGATCAGCAGAAGCGTGTTGGTGAGTTGTCCGGTGGTGAGCGTGGTCGTCTGCAGCTGGCTTATACCCTGAAGCAGGGCGCCAACGTGTTGCTGCTGGACGAACCGTCCAACGACCTCGACGTAGAAACCCTGCGTGCGCTGGAAGAAGCGGTACTGGCCTTCCCGGGCGCAGTGATGGTGGTTTCTCACGATCGCTGGTTCCTCGACCGTATTGCCACTCATATTCTGGCTTACGAAGGCGACTCTAAAGTGACTTTCTTTGAAGGTAACTACACCGAGTACGAAGCTGACCGTAAGAAACGTCTGGGCAACGATGCCGCGCCTAAGCGTATGAAGTACAAGCGTCTGGCGTAA